CTATTACGTTAATGACGTGCCCCATATCGGCCATGCCTATACCACTGTTGCGGCCGATGTACTGGCCCGCTATAAGCGGATGAAGGGATTTGATGTCTTTTTTCTGACCGGCAGCGACGAGCATGGCCAGAAGGTTGAAAAGGCAGCCCAGACAAACGGCGAGACCCCGCTTGAACTTGCCGACCGGGTGGTTAAACGCTTTCAGGCCCTGTGGGAAAAGCTGGGAATCTCCCACAACGACTTTATCCGTACCACCCAGGAACGTCACAAGCAGGGTGTCACCCATATCTTTAAACAGTTGATGGAGCAAGGTGATATCTATCTGGGGGAATACGAGGACTGGTACTGCACCCCCTGCGAGACCTTCTGGACAGAAACCCAGGTGGAAGATGGCAAATGTCCTGACTGTAACCGCCCGGTCGAAAAGTTAAAGGAAGAATCCTACTTCTTCAAGATGAGCGCCTATGGTGAAAAACTGCTGGCGCATATTGAAGCCAACCCTGACTTCATCCAACCCAAAACCAGGCGCAATGAGATCATCTCCTTTGTCAAAGAAGGGTTGCGGGACCTGTCGGTATCCCGCACCTCGTTCTCCTGGGGAATCCCGGTGCCAGGCAATGAACGCCACGTCATCTATGTCTGGTTTGATGCCCTGACCAATTACATCAGTGCGCTCGGATATCCAAATGCAGATGGCAATTATGGCCGTTACTGGCCTGCTGATGCCCACCTGATCGGCAAGGATATCCTGCGTTTCCATACGGTCTACTGGCCGACCTTTCTGATGGCAGCCGGCCTGCCGATTCCCCAGAAGGTCTTTGCCCATGGTTGGTGGACGGTGGAAGGTCAGAAGATGTCAAAATCGCTGCAGAACGTTGTTGAGCCCAATATGCTGATCGACAAATACGGCGTGGATGTGGTGCGCTACTTCCTGCTGCGGGAAGTGCCCTTTGGCCTGGACGGTGATTTCTCACACGGGTCACTGATCAACCGGATCAACTCTGACCTGGCCAACGACCTGGGCAACCTGCTATCCCGCTCAACAGCCATGCTGGTTAAATATTTTGACGGTATCCTGCCCGCGCCAGGCCCACTTTCTGAGCTTGATGCCACTTTGAAGACCAAGGCTGAAGCGATGCTTGCGGCAGTAGACAACTGCATGGATGAACTGGCCTTCAGCAAGGCCCTGCAATCAATCTGGGATGTTATTTCAGCCGGCAATAAATATATTGACGAAACCGCTCCCTGGGGTCTTGCCAAAGATCCTGCCAAACGTGAGCAACTGGCAACGGTCATGTATTGTCTGCTTGAGGCTCAGCGGCTGGTTCACTCGCTGGTGGCCCCTTTTATGCCTCAGACCGCCCGTAAGGCATTGGCCTGTCTTGGCTGGCAGAAGGAAGCAACTGAAGAAGATCTGGTCTGGGGCAAACTTGCTCCAGGCA
Above is a window of Trichlorobacter lovleyi SZ DNA encoding:
- the metG gene encoding methionine--tRNA ligase, which codes for MKPSFYVTTPIYYVNDVPHIGHAYTTVAADVLARYKRMKGFDVFFLTGSDEHGQKVEKAAQTNGETPLELADRVVKRFQALWEKLGISHNDFIRTTQERHKQGVTHIFKQLMEQGDIYLGEYEDWYCTPCETFWTETQVEDGKCPDCNRPVEKLKEESYFFKMSAYGEKLLAHIEANPDFIQPKTRRNEIISFVKEGLRDLSVSRTSFSWGIPVPGNERHVIYVWFDALTNYISALGYPNADGNYGRYWPADAHLIGKDILRFHTVYWPTFLMAAGLPIPQKVFAHGWWTVEGQKMSKSLQNVVEPNMLIDKYGVDVVRYFLLREVPFGLDGDFSHGSLINRINSDLANDLGNLLSRSTAMLVKYFDGILPAPGPLSELDATLKTKAEAMLAAVDNCMDELAFSKALQSIWDVISAGNKYIDETAPWGLAKDPAKREQLATVMYCLLEAQRLVHSLVAPFMPQTARKALACLGWQKEATEEDLVWGKLAPGTIIEKAAALFPRIETKE